In Miscanthus floridulus cultivar M001 chromosome 5, ASM1932011v1, whole genome shotgun sequence, one genomic interval encodes:
- the LOC136449966 gene encoding thiamine pyrophosphokinase 2-like isoform X2, which translates to MYQMTNDEDKKSTRNKYVPEIIEGDMDSIRPEVKLFYSSQGSKISDKTHNQETTDLHKCISRIHHRTPDHAKPNLCVLVTGALGGRFDHEAANINVLYLFSDMRIVLSDDCLIRLLPRTHHHELYIESSVEGPHCGLFPVGAPSTSTTTTGLKWNLSESKMRFGSMISTSNIVQSEKVTVESDADLLWTISLRNLT; encoded by the exons GTATGTTCCAGAAATAATTGAGGGGGACATGGATTCTATAAGACCTGAAGTAAAACTGTTCTACTCCAGTCAG GGATCCAAAATTTCTGATAAGACACATAACCAGGAGACAACAGATCTACACAAATGTATTTCTCGTATCCATCATCGTACGCCTGATCATGCAAAACCCAAT CTCTGTGTGCTTGTTACTGGAGCACTAGGTGGAAGGTTTGATCATGAGGCGGCAAATATCAATGTTCTGTATCTGTTTTCGGACATGAGGATTGTCCTATCAGATGATTGCTTGATTCGACTTCTTCCGAGAACACATCACCATGAGCTCTATATTGAGTCGTCTGTTGAAGGACCCCATTGTGGGCTTTTTCCTGTTGGAGCACCATCAACAAGCACCACAACTACTGGCCTGAAATGGAATCTAA GTGAATCAAAGATGAGATTTGGGAGCATGATAAGCACATCCAACATTGTGCAGTCGGAGAAGGTAACTGTAGAATCTGATGCAGATCTTTTGTGGACAATTTCTCTGCGAAATCTGACATAA